The following proteins are encoded in a genomic region of Gossypium hirsutum isolate 1008001.06 chromosome D05, Gossypium_hirsutum_v2.1, whole genome shotgun sequence:
- the LOC107907131 gene encoding uncharacterized protein — MEDLGSKAYGDAKMQQIESYKGPNSSYGNGIHSRQDLSCYSASHASTVRQGQTQVQNTDAKFRKGKSGCCSKGWSLNDPELQRKKRVASYKVYDVEGRVKGSLKKSFRWLKDRYTRIVYGSSFE, encoded by the coding sequence ATGGAAGACTTGGGATCCAAAGCGTATGGAGATGCGAAAATGCAGCAGATAGAGAGCTATAAGGGACCCAATTCGTCATATGGGAATGGCATCCACAGCAGGCAAGATCTCAGTTGTTACAGTGCTTCCCACGCTTCAACAGTGCGACAAGGGCAGACCCAGGTGCAGAATACCGATGCCAAGTTCAGAAAAGGAAAGTCCGGGTGTTGTTCGAAAGGCTGGAGTTTAAATGACCCGGAGTTGCAGAGGAAGAAGAGGGTAGCAAGCTATAAGGTTTACGATGTTGAGGGAAGAGTAAAAGGGTCTTTGAAGAAGAGTTTTAGGTGGCTCAAGGATAGGTACACCAGGATTGTTTATGGGTCTTCCTTTGAATAG
- the LOC107907130 gene encoding glycylpeptide N-tetradecanoyltransferase 1, giving the protein MTDNNSPPGSPKQNPAQNSETNSLPKDDSSLETIVRKIQDSMSLAKRHKFWETQPVGQFKDVGDTSLPEGPIEPPTPLSEVKQEPYNLPNPYEWTTCDMDSEDTCTEVYNLLKNNYVEDDENMFRFNYSKEFLSWALRPPGYYKSWHIGVRAKASKKLVAFITGVPARIRVRDEVVKMAEINFLCVHKKLRSKRLAPVMIKEVTRRVHLENIWQAAYTAGVVLPTPITTCQYWHRSLNPKKLIDVGFSRLGPRMTMSRTIKLYKLPDSPATPGFRKMELHDVPAVTRLLRNYLSQFVVSPDFDENDVEHWLLPTEGVVDSYLVESPETHDVTDFCSFYTLPSSILGNQNYSILKAAYSYYNVSTKTPLLQLMNDALIVAKQKDFDVFNALDVMHNESFLKELKFGPGDGQLHYYLYNYRIRNALRPSELGLVLL; this is encoded by the coding sequence atgactgatAACAATTCACCACCTGGTTCACCCAAACAAAACCCAGCTCAGAATTCTGAGACTAACTCATTACCTAAAGATGATAGCTCTCTGGAAACCATAGTTAGAAAGATTCAGGATTCCATGTCCTTAGCAAAGAGACACAAGTTCTGGGAAACCCAACCTGTTGGTCAATTTAAGGATGTTGGGGACACCAGTTTACCCGAGGGACCGATCGAGCCCCCCACTCCCTTGTCTGAAGTTAAACAGGAGCCTTATAACCTTCCAAATCCATATGAATGGACAACCTGTGATATGGATTCAGAAGATACTTGTACCGAGGTGTATAATCTTTTGAAGAACAATTATGTTGAGGATGATGAAAATATGTTTAGGTTCAATTATTCCAAGGAGTTTCTTAGCTGGGCTTTGCGTCCTCCTGGTTATTATAAGAGCTGGCACATTGGGGTTCGTGCTAAGGCTTCAAAGAAGCTTGTTGCTTTCATTACTGGTGTCCCCGCAAGAATAAGGGTGCGAGATGAAGTTGTGAAGATGGCCGAGATCAATTTCTTGTGTGTTCATAAGAAGCTGAGATCAAAAAGACTTGCACCCGTGATGATTAAGGAGGTTACTAGGAGAGTTCATTTGGAGAATATTTGGCAGGCTGCTTACACTGCCGGAGTTGTTCTTCCAACACCAATTACTACTTGCCAGTACTGGCATCGGTCGCTGAACCCTAAGAAGCTTATTGATGTTGGGTTTTCTAGGCTTGGGCCTAGGATGACAATGAGTCGAACCATCAAACTCTACAAGTTACCTGATTCTCCAGCCACCCCTGGGTTCAGAAAGATGGAGCTTCATGATGTCCCTGCTGTTACAAGGTTGCTTAGAAACTACTTGAGCCAGTTTGTCGTTTCTCCAGATTTTGATGAGAACGATGTGGAGCACTGGCTGCTTCCTACCGAGGGTGTCGTGGATAGTTACTTGGTTGAGAGCCCAGAGACGCATGATGTTACTGACTTCTGCAGCTTCTACACGCTTCCCTCGTCTATTCTTGGCAACCAGAACTATTCGATTTTGAAAGCAGCCTACTCATACTACAATGTGTCCACTAAGACTCCATTGCTTCAGCTGATGAATGATGCTTTAATCGTTGCTAAGCAGAAGGATTTTGACGTTTTCAATGCGCTTGATGTCATGCATAATGAGTCTTTCCTCAAAGAATTGAAATTTGGACCAGGTGATGGGCAACTTCACTACTACCTCTATAATTATAGGATACGAAATGCTTTGAGACCATCAGAACTTGGTCTTGTACTCTTATAG